The sequence ttagtataaaacgttaaattaaaaataataatgtttggGCAGTTATGTGGTTATGAATCTGTGTTCTGACCAAAGTTTGATACTTTAGGTATACTGTCGGCAAACATGCTTCAGTTGTACGAGACCTTAAGCAGAGTGATTTCAACCCGAGTGAAAAGTTCTGGACGAGGTTCCCACCGGAGGGTTCTAAGACTACGCCCCCGCATCAGTCTGTGGACTTCCGCTGGAAAGACTACTGCCCTTTGGTGTTTAGACGGCTGAGGGAGCTTTTCACGGTGGATCCTGCTGATTACATGTTAGCTATCTGTGGGGACGATGCTCTTCGGGAACTGTCTTCACCTGGAAAAAGTGGGAGCTTTTTTTACTTAACTCAAGATGACAGGTTTATGATTAAGACTGTGAAGAAATCAGAAGTCAAGGTTAGTTAGTCGTTGGCTCTTGTCTTGACTTCTTGTTTCTTATTTGCATTCACACTAACTTGACCTgaagttttttgttttcttaggtGCTCCTACGTATGCTTCCAAACTACTACAAGCACATCTGCCAATATGAAAACTCACTTGTGACTAAGTTCTACGGTGTACATTGCATCAAACCTGTTGGTGGCCAGAAGGTTTGTGCTGTTCATCAAGACTATTTGCTTCCATTGGATAATTTTctaacgtttttttttaatcttaccAGACTCGGTTTATTGTCATGGGGAACTTGTTCTGCTCAGAATATAGAATCCAGAGACGGTTTGACCTTAAAGGGTCTTCCCATGGACGCTCCACCTCCAAACCTGAAGCTGAAATTGATGAAACAACTACTCTCAAGGACCTTGATCTTAACTTTTCTTTCCGTCTTCAGAGAAATTGGTATAAAGAACTAATGACGTAAGCTATCCAAATCACTTCTacctcttctcttctctgctTATGCTATTTTTGGCTGCACATTACTAATCTGGGTGCATATCAATGAGCAGGCAAATTAAACGGGACTGTGAGTTCTTGGAAGCTGAGAGAATAATGGATTATAGCCTTTTAATCGGAGTTCATTTCCGAGATGACAATACAGGAGACAAGATGGGTCTTTCTCCATTCGTTTTGAGATCTGGTTAGTTATAACAcccttctccttcttcctcaaATCTTATTCTGCTGCTAGACCTGACCCATTGTAATGATATTGTGCAGGTAAGATAGAGTCATATCAAAACGAGAAATACATCCGCGGTTGTCGGTTCCTAGAAGCTGAACTTCAAGACATGGACCGTATCTTAGCTGGCAGGTACGCCAATCATCACAGTAAATGTTAAGTTGACCCAACATGACAGTCTTTTTGCATTCATAGTCACACAGAGTGGTTGAAGGGTTCAGTTTGAATGATTCCATATGAGAACTACGTTACATCGCAACGCATTATTAGTATTAAAAGTTGCTTGGCAGTTTTGTGGGGGCAGGCTCTATTGAATTGAAAACACAATAACTTTGTGGGGGCAAACACACAGATCATGTGTGGGGGCCTTTTTTAATGAGAAATGTAATTGaaaaatttgattgattttcttttttgcaGGAAACCGTTGATAAGATTAGGTGCAAACATGCCTGCAAGAGCAGAACGAATGGCTAGAAGAAGCGACTTTGATCAATATTCCTCTGGAGGAACAAACTACTTGTCACACGGTGAGGTGTACGAGGTGGTTTTGTACTTCGGAATCATTGACATTTTGCAAGATTACGACATAAGCAAGAAGATAGAGCATGCTTATAAGTCTCTACAAGCGGATCCGTCTTCAATCTCAGCGGTTGATCCAAAACTATACTCCAAGCGGTTTAGAGATTTCATCAGCAGAATCTTCATTGAAGACGGCTAAAGATAATCCAAAGGTCTCTTCTTGTGTTTCAACTCTATGGAATTGAGAGCCCAAAGGGGCATATGCTGCTTGAATGGGGCAAAGGTTGACTTCATAGCGTGATGAGGTGAATTGaattctttcattttatattaatGAGAGTGATGAGGtgatcaaaaaaacaaatttttggGTTGgggattttatttttcttttggagGTGAGGAAGATATATGTGAATATAGATTTGTGGAGGTGAAGAAAAGTACATAAGCTGAGGAAAAAAAATTTGGGGAATAAGATAAATTTAAATGAAAAGGATGGGTGTTTTATATTAGTCCCATTTGTTTTAGTTCCcctttttttgtaaactaattttattaGTTGAGACAAGAAAAAAATGCTAAAGATTTATTAAAATCTTCAAAAGAGGTCCCTCCCATATTCTTCCCATGGGATCCATCTCCTTCACCATCCTTTTCACATCTAAAGAAACTTTACCAACAACTGTTGTtattcaaactctatttcaaGTCTCATGTATGTGGTTCACATACATATTTGTGTAAGGATGATATTGGGGGCAAATGTGATAATATTTGTTCATATATGGAAAATGAATCGACTGATGTACCTATGCatgttacaaaatatttggAGAAATCACAAATTCATAATACGAAAACATGTAATGTATATATTATGGTCAAAAGTAGAGAGAGAGTTTGTAATTGAGGAGGTTGTGTTATATCCTGAAAAGAAGAGAAAGCGAAGAGAGAAGACCACACATGTCTGCTTTTTTGTAAACTCTCTGTAATAAACATCTCACATTACCATTTCTTTATTATAGTATTTATAGTATGGTTTTCGATGTGTTTGTtgactatttttatatataaatatattctcCAGTCCGATCTATTCAGTTAGTACCAGTCCACGTTGCTTTGCATtgtagattttaaatatgtaaagCTTTTTGTGTTCACAGTAGACAAGTATGTGTTGGCAAAAAAGAAAAGACGAGTATGATATTATTGAATAACTGACTTAAAGGGCATCTCCAACTacaaacactattttagtgttaaaaccacactattttagtgtaatttcaACACTAAAACCAAAGTCTTCTCCAACTATAACACTAAACTTCacactaaaattattttataatattatatgtattaagttttttatttatcatttatttaattgtatgttttagtaataaaataagtgaatagtgttttagtaggatgaatagtgttttagtgtggtgaatagtgtcacaccaaatttggtgtcaaATTTTAGTGTTACATTAAAATAGTGTAATTTTTGCAGTCCCATTGGAGATGATTTGGTGCAaaaatcacactaaaatagtgttttgcaGTTCCATTGGAGCTgacctaagagcatctccaaccccactccatattttactccaaaattgagaaaatagagtgggaaatggagtgatgaacaaaaaataaaagcattactctataaatggagtaatctttttattttttgttcattactccatttcccactccattttctcaattttggagtgaaatatagagtggggttggagatgccctaagtaGTGAGGAATACATATTTTCATGCATGCTTACTTTGACCCACTCGACATACTcagaaatttaaattaaattcttGTATGTAAAccattttatgatttttttctaaataaccaGTAGAGCAAATAAGTGTAAGAAGTCAtaaattaaaactgattaaaaCTAAAAGCAATAGATTTTGTCACTAATTATCCTCAGATCATAGTCCAGATTTCtatgatatttaaaatatattatattttaaaagatttttgctgttttaaaatatgataatgttaaaattaatttatatttaaccaa comes from Brassica rapa cultivar Chiifu-401-42 chromosome A02, CAAS_Brap_v3.01, whole genome shotgun sequence and encodes:
- the LOC103853093 gene encoding phosphatidylinositol 4-phosphate 5-kinase 2, with product MCEPLVSEPKVSNGVVPEATQVILSTRNGVVVPKNVLEGDEAERRDDLLLLTLTPMVRSKSQGATQRVTPTPPPPDVEKPLPNGDLYTGTFSGGFPNGSGKYLWNDGCMYEGEWKRGKASGKGKFSWPSGATYEGEFKSGRMEGFGTFVGADGDTYRGHWIADRKHGHGEKRYVNGDLYEGTWRRNVQDGKGRYVWKNGNQYTGEWRNGVINGKGVLLWPNGNRYEGQWENGVPKGLLTCADGSSWSEMRSFFDGIEKRKRSSVDSGGGGGGEKVFPRICIWESDGEAGDITCDIVDNVEASVIYRDRLSVDRDGFRQFRKNPCCFSGEAKKAGETISKGHKKYDLMLNLQHGIRYTVGKHASVVRDLKQSDFNPSEKFWTRFPPEGSKTTPPHQSVDFRWKDYCPLVFRRLRELFTVDPADYMLAICGDDALRELSSPGKSGSFFYLTQDDRFMIKTVKKSEVKVLLRMLPNYYKHICQYENSLVTKFYGVHCIKPVGGQKTRFIVMGNLFCSEYRIQRRFDLKGSSHGRSTSKPEAEIDETTTLKDLDLNFSFRLQRNWYKELMTQIKRDCEFLEAERIMDYSLLIGVHFRDDNTGDKMGLSPFVLRSGKIESYQNEKYIRGCRFLEAELQDMDRILAGRKPLIRLGANMPARAERMARRSDFDQYSSGGTNYLSHGEVYEVVLYFGIIDILQDYDISKKIEHAYKSLQADPSSISAVDPKLYSKRFRDFISRIFIEDG